A window of the Syntrophaceae bacterium genome harbors these coding sequences:
- a CDS encoding class I SAM-dependent rRNA methyltransferase — MSDVVPQLILKAGRDRSLRQGHPWVFSGAVASVRPPARAGDVVLAVSGDGRPLGLGFYQPQTDIIFRLLTGRTDEPVDGAFWRRKIRRAMDLRRLVVPPETTAYRLIHAEGDGMPGLIVDRYDRVLVVSFATAGMDRRREEIVSALVEETKPDCVLERSEGKARRLEGLPDRHGSLFGDVPPGPVEIRERGHRYRVDVLKGQKTGFFLDQRENRALLGSLSVGAAVFNGFAFTGGFSVACGRGGAKRVVSVDVSEDACALARENLAANGLSPEDHPVVRADVFRYLRETEETFDLVILDPPAFAKTRRDVTRAARGYKDANLQALLRLREGGILATFSCSNAVDEVLFERIVQGALQDAGRSASILYRLGAGPDHPSSLGHPEGRYLKGLVLSVRGSAPGGPAGPAGGRPPAGRQ; from the coding sequence GTGAGCGATGTCGTCCCCCAACTGATTCTCAAGGCCGGCCGGGACCGGTCCCTGCGCCAGGGGCATCCCTGGGTTTTCTCCGGGGCCGTTGCGTCGGTGCGCCCGCCCGCCAGGGCCGGAGACGTCGTCCTGGCCGTCTCCGGAGACGGCCGGCCCCTTGGCCTGGGGTTCTACCAGCCGCAGACGGACATCATCTTCCGCCTGCTCACGGGCCGCACCGACGAACCCGTGGACGGCGCCTTCTGGCGGAGAAAAATCCGGCGGGCCATGGACCTGAGACGCCTCGTCGTGCCGCCGGAGACGACGGCGTACCGGCTGATTCACGCGGAGGGGGACGGAATGCCGGGGCTGATCGTGGACCGGTACGACCGGGTCCTGGTGGTCTCCTTCGCCACCGCCGGCATGGACCGGCGGCGGGAAGAGATCGTCTCGGCGCTCGTGGAGGAGACAAAGCCGGACTGCGTGCTGGAACGCTCCGAGGGCAAGGCCCGCCGCCTGGAGGGGCTCCCGGACCGGCATGGATCCCTTTTCGGAGACGTCCCGCCGGGGCCGGTCGAGATTCGCGAGCGGGGCCATCGCTACCGGGTGGATGTCCTGAAGGGACAGAAGACGGGATTCTTCCTGGATCAGCGGGAGAACCGGGCCCTTCTCGGAAGCCTCTCCGTCGGGGCGGCGGTCTTCAACGGATTCGCCTTCACCGGAGGATTCTCCGTCGCCTGCGGCCGGGGCGGGGCGAAACGGGTCGTCTCTGTGGACGTCTCCGAAGATGCCTGCGCCCTCGCCCGGGAAAACCTGGCCGCCAACGGCCTTTCGCCGGAGGACCATCCCGTCGTACGGGCCGATGTCTTCCGGTATCTCCGGGAGACGGAGGAGACCTTCGACCTCGTCATCCTCGACCCGCCGGCCTTCGCCAAAACAAGACGGGATGTCACCCGGGCAGCCCGGGGATACAAGGACGCAAATCTGCAGGCCCTGCTCCGGCTGCGGGAGGGGGGCATACTGGCGACGTTTTCCTGTTCCAATGCCGTGGACGAGGTGCTTTTCGAGCGGATCGTGCAGGGGGCGCTGCAGGACGCCGGCCGGTCCGCCTCCATCCTCTACCGGCTCGGGGCGGGACCGGATCATCCCTCGTCACTGGGGCACCCGGAGGGACGCTACCTCAAGGGGCTGGTTCTCTCCGTCCGGGGCTCCGCTCCTGGTGGACCCGCCGGGCCTGCAGGAGGAAGGCCTCCAGCCGGGCGGCAATGA
- a CDS encoding activase has translation MKSLGICIGASTLSAVELLPSDGGGFREGLVVNSAHAGNPREAVRAILDRYRTGEDCRVAVTGRKFRGLLNLSSISEPEAVEQAVRVSVQGNGSFDAVVSAGGETFMVYRIDGNGRICGINTGNKCASGTGEFFLQQIRRLGLSLPEALPLARTGDPYRVSGRCSVFCKSDCTHAANKGIPKGRITAGLCQMMAGKILELLRQTARENILLVGGVSRNEVLLEILRREIRNVVVPPQAAWFEAWGAALWALENDATPLPEAGSLFRPEHRSFHYLPPLADSEARVSFQNNGTESAPVGGEAILGLDVGSTTTKAVIMQIADSRILASVYLRTGGDPVAACRACYAELARQMDGQGTPVRITGLGVTGSGRQIAALHAGTSGIVNEIIAHATAARYFDPDVDTLFEIGGQDAKYTHLVNGVPMDYAMNDACSAGTGSFLEEAALETLGVAMEDIGPLALEGSRPPNFNDQCAAFISSDIKNALHEGIGQKDILAGLVYSIAMNYNVRVKGNRPVGRRVFMQGGVCYNRAVPMAMAALAGRDIVVPPEPGLMGAFGVALEVVDRQRRGLLEPEEYILEDLRDRDFSHEASFVCKGGAREKCDRKCEISRVRIGGKVFPFGGACNRWYNLRIHRDTEDTPNLAAVYESRIHPASALAAEKTAGTHTVGLNRSFHVHACAPLFRTFFRRLGFDPILPEKPEPDGMEARGAAFCYPAELAHGFFLDLLNREPDFLFLPHVRDLPAQPGAPRSTTCPVTQAEPYVLATAFGEHPVFRRLQSEKRILSPLLDFTGGWGGAEEAFVQIGRDLGATARKSRFAFREAQEEQRRTTEELLAEGRKFLEELEGRPDRFAVVLLGRAYNTCVPEAHLSIPQKFATRGIPVIPCGMLPPGEFPPDPGMYWAAGQTILQAARKIREHPQLFGCYIMNFSCGPDSFLLGDARRIMGRKPFLVLELDSHTADAGLETRIEAFLDIITNFRSAKEDPPRCPATATQPARWDEARRSFVDSRGCPRSLMDESVRVVFPSMGRFLSEAGASVFRGLGIRAEAMPPADMEILQLGRGETTCKECLPLLLTTGTLLKTVRERPSAEELLVYFMPTTGGPCRFGRYAPFMKDLIRGQGWENVAILSLTSEDSYTGLRESGAFQRLWLGAVTADIIQDVYSVLLSDAYDRELALGIFEAEWQRILLALERMKDETDVREALAGAAERLGRISLKRPVPDIPVIFLTGEIFVRHDDLSRQFLVERLAEEGYAAKVASGMEWVYYTDWCLRQGIGKERPDLRGRLARAIRGAVMKRGERSLKEVMARSGLYASHEEDVGTAIECARPYLDPRLTGEAVLTIGGCLHEVPSRACGAIAIGPFGCMPNRIAEAILSRRMHPLPFLAIESDGTPFPQLIAARLEAFLLQARRVHQERSPGRREPAP, from the coding sequence ATGAAATCTCTCGGTATCTGCATCGGCGCATCGACTCTATCCGCTGTGGAACTCCTGCCATCTGACGGTGGCGGCTTCCGGGAAGGCCTTGTGGTAAACAGCGCCCACGCGGGAAATCCGCGGGAGGCCGTTCGGGCGATTCTCGACCGGTACCGGACCGGCGAAGACTGCCGGGTGGCCGTGACGGGCCGCAAGTTCCGGGGGCTCCTGAACCTGTCGTCGATCTCGGAGCCGGAGGCGGTCGAACAGGCCGTCCGCGTCTCGGTTCAGGGAAACGGGTCCTTCGATGCCGTCGTCAGCGCCGGCGGCGAGACCTTCATGGTCTATCGCATCGACGGGAACGGGCGGATCTGCGGCATCAACACGGGCAACAAGTGCGCCTCCGGGACGGGGGAATTCTTCCTCCAGCAGATCCGGAGGCTCGGGCTCAGCCTTCCGGAGGCGCTGCCCCTGGCCCGGACGGGCGATCCTTACCGGGTCTCCGGCCGCTGCAGCGTCTTCTGCAAGAGCGACTGCACCCACGCCGCCAACAAGGGCATCCCCAAGGGCAGGATCACCGCGGGGCTCTGCCAGATGATGGCGGGCAAGATCCTGGAGCTGCTCCGGCAGACGGCCCGGGAAAACATCCTCCTGGTGGGCGGCGTCTCCCGGAACGAAGTGCTCCTGGAAATCCTGCGCCGGGAGATCCGGAATGTCGTTGTCCCCCCGCAGGCCGCCTGGTTCGAGGCCTGGGGAGCCGCCCTCTGGGCCCTGGAAAACGACGCGACCCCGCTGCCTGAAGCCGGCTCCCTGTTCCGGCCGGAGCACCGGTCTTTCCACTACCTGCCTCCCCTGGCCGACTCCGAAGCCAGGGTGTCTTTTCAGAATAATGGAACGGAGAGCGCGCCGGTGGGTGGCGAGGCGATCCTCGGCCTCGACGTCGGCTCGACCACCACCAAGGCCGTGATCATGCAGATCGCCGACAGCCGGATCCTGGCCTCGGTGTATCTCCGGACCGGTGGCGACCCGGTTGCGGCCTGCCGCGCCTGCTACGCCGAACTCGCCCGGCAGATGGACGGGCAGGGGACTCCCGTCCGGATCACGGGCCTCGGCGTCACGGGCTCGGGCCGCCAGATCGCTGCGCTCCATGCCGGAACGAGCGGCATCGTCAACGAGATCATCGCCCACGCCACCGCCGCCCGTTACTTCGACCCGGACGTGGACACTCTCTTCGAAATCGGCGGCCAGGACGCCAAATACACGCATCTCGTCAACGGCGTTCCCATGGACTACGCCATGAACGACGCTTGCAGCGCCGGAACGGGATCGTTCCTGGAGGAGGCGGCCCTGGAAACGCTGGGCGTCGCCATGGAGGACATCGGCCCCCTGGCCCTGGAGGGGAGCCGCCCTCCCAATTTCAATGACCAGTGCGCCGCTTTCATCTCGAGCGACATCAAGAACGCCCTCCATGAAGGCATCGGCCAAAAGGACATCCTGGCCGGGCTCGTCTACTCGATCGCCATGAACTACAACGTGCGGGTCAAGGGAAACCGGCCCGTCGGCAGGCGCGTCTTCATGCAGGGCGGCGTCTGCTACAACCGGGCCGTACCGATGGCCATGGCGGCACTCGCGGGCAGAGACATCGTGGTCCCCCCGGAGCCGGGCCTCATGGGGGCCTTCGGCGTCGCCCTGGAGGTGGTGGACCGTCAGCGCCGAGGACTCCTGGAGCCGGAGGAGTACATCCTGGAAGACCTGCGGGACCGCGACTTCTCCCACGAAGCCTCCTTCGTCTGCAAGGGGGGCGCCCGGGAAAAATGCGACCGGAAATGCGAGATCTCCCGGGTCCGAATCGGCGGCAAGGTGTTTCCGTTCGGCGGAGCCTGCAACCGCTGGTACAACCTGCGGATCCACCGCGACACCGAGGACACGCCGAATCTGGCCGCGGTCTATGAAAGCCGGATCCATCCTGCGTCCGCCCTTGCGGCGGAGAAGACGGCGGGGACGCACACCGTCGGTCTCAACCGGTCTTTCCACGTCCACGCCTGCGCACCCCTCTTCCGAACCTTTTTCCGCCGCCTCGGCTTCGATCCGATCCTGCCGGAGAAACCCGAGCCGGACGGGATGGAGGCCCGGGGAGCAGCCTTCTGCTACCCCGCGGAGCTGGCCCACGGCTTCTTCCTCGACCTCCTCAACCGGGAGCCCGACTTCCTGTTCCTGCCCCACGTGCGGGACCTGCCGGCACAGCCGGGGGCGCCCCGGAGTACCACCTGTCCCGTCACGCAGGCGGAGCCCTATGTCCTGGCGACGGCCTTCGGGGAGCACCCCGTCTTCCGCCGCCTGCAGTCGGAAAAGCGGATCCTTTCGCCACTCCTGGATTTCACAGGCGGATGGGGAGGGGCGGAAGAGGCCTTCGTTCAGATCGGCAGGGATCTCGGAGCCACGGCCCGGAAAAGCCGTTTTGCCTTCCGGGAGGCCCAGGAGGAGCAGCGGAGAACGACGGAGGAACTCCTCGCGGAGGGACGGAAATTTCTGGAAGAACTGGAAGGGCGGCCGGACCGGTTCGCCGTGGTTCTCCTGGGCCGCGCATACAACACCTGTGTTCCCGAGGCCCACCTCAGCATCCCTCAGAAGTTCGCCACCCGAGGCATTCCCGTCATTCCCTGCGGGATGCTGCCTCCGGGCGAATTCCCGCCGGATCCCGGCATGTACTGGGCCGCCGGCCAGACGATCCTGCAGGCGGCACGGAAGATCCGGGAGCATCCCCAGCTCTTCGGCTGTTACATCATGAACTTTTCCTGTGGTCCTGACTCTTTTCTCCTCGGGGACGCACGCCGCATCATGGGTCGCAAGCCCTTCCTCGTTCTGGAGCTGGACAGCCATACGGCCGACGCGGGCCTTGAGACACGCATCGAGGCGTTTCTCGACATCATCACCAACTTTCGGAGCGCCAAGGAGGACCCGCCCCGGTGCCCTGCCACCGCAACGCAGCCGGCCCGCTGGGACGAAGCACGCAGGTCGTTCGTCGATTCCAGAGGATGCCCCCGAAGCCTCATGGATGAATCGGTCCGCGTCGTCTTCCCGTCCATGGGCCGCTTTCTCTCTGAGGCGGGGGCCTCGGTCTTCCGGGGCCTGGGCATCCGTGCCGAGGCCATGCCCCCGGCCGACATGGAGATTCTCCAGCTCGGGCGGGGGGAAACGACCTGCAAGGAGTGCCTCCCCCTCCTCCTGACAACGGGAACGCTTCTCAAGACCGTCCGGGAACGTCCCTCGGCGGAAGAGCTCCTGGTCTATTTCATGCCCACCACCGGCGGCCCCTGCCGGTTCGGCCGCTACGCCCCTTTCATGAAAGACCTCATCCGCGGGCAGGGCTGGGAAAACGTAGCCATCCTCTCGCTGACCTCGGAAGACAGCTACACGGGTCTCAGGGAGAGCGGCGCCTTCCAGCGCCTCTGGCTCGGCGCCGTGACCGCAGACATCATCCAGGACGTCTACTCGGTCCTTCTGTCGGATGCCTATGACCGGGAGCTTGCGCTCGGCATCTTCGAGGCTGAATGGCAGCGGATCCTGCTCGCCCTGGAGCGGATGAAAGACGAGACGGACGTCCGTGAGGCGCTGGCAGGAGCGGCAGAACGACTGGGCCGGATCTCCCTGAAGCGGCCTGTCCCGGACATCCCCGTGATCTTCCTGACGGGAGAGATCTTCGTCCGCCACGACGACCTGTCACGGCAGTTTCTGGTGGAGCGGCTGGCGGAAGAGGGATACGCCGCGAAGGTGGCCAGCGGCATGGAGTGGGTGTACTACACGGACTGGTGCCTGCGGCAGGGCATCGGCAAGGAGCGTCCGGACCTGCGCGGCCGCCTTGCCCGCGCCATCCGTGGGGCCGTCATGAAGAGGGGGGAACGGTCGCTCAAGGAAGTCATGGCGCGTTCAGGACTTTACGCTTCCCACGAGGAAGACGTCGGGACCGCCATCGAGTGCGCCCGGCCCTACCTGGATCCCCGACTGACGGGTGAGGCGGTTCTCACCATCGGCGGCTGCCTGCACGAAGTTCCCTCGCGGGCCTGCGGGGCCATCGCCATCGGCCCCTTCGGCTGCATGCCGAACCGCATCGCCGAGGCCATCCTGTCCCGCCGGATGCATCCGCTCCCGTTCCTGGCCATCGAGAGCGACGGCACCCCCTTCCCCCAGCTCATTGCCGCCCGGCTGGAGGCCTTCCTCCTGCAGGCCCGGCGGGTCCACCAGGAGCGGAGCCCCGGACGGAGAGAACCAGCCCCTTGA
- the sfsA gene encoding DNA/RNA nuclease SfsA, with translation MYPNLCPSTFRRRLHRFAVECDLDGRTVTAHLPNPGRLWELLLPGRTVLLAPADKPGRTLVWTAVAVLRDGATVLLHTTLANRVVEFLIEAGRIPDLEGASVVRREATVGDSRLDFILRRGEEEILLEVKSCTLFGNDLAMFPDAVTERGRRHLLNLAEQVRPGRRCGVVWLVQWPRARRFLPDYHTDPAFAQTFLEQKDRLFYLPVAVSWTEDLRLAPEVRVLPVPWDLLRRESRDRGAYLLLCRLASKRSIEAGSLGRIAFPPGTYCYVGSARKNLSRRVARHLRLRKTLHWHIDHLRAVADSCTALPIRTAENIEHELARALGAIADFSVPRFGSSDCSCESHLFGWRGDPLRDPAFVALLQHFRMDRLPPD, from the coding sequence CTGTACCCCAACCTGTGCCCGTCGACGTTTCGCCGCCGGCTGCACCGCTTCGCCGTCGAGTGCGACCTGGACGGCCGGACGGTGACGGCCCATCTGCCCAACCCGGGGCGCCTTTGGGAGCTTCTCCTGCCGGGCCGGACCGTCCTCCTGGCGCCCGCGGACAAGCCTGGGCGCACCCTGGTCTGGACGGCCGTGGCCGTTTTGCGCGACGGGGCCACGGTCCTGCTCCACACGACTCTGGCGAACCGTGTCGTGGAATTCCTGATCGAAGCCGGCCGGATCCCGGACCTGGAAGGGGCGTCCGTCGTACGCCGGGAGGCGACCGTCGGGGACAGCCGCCTGGACTTCATCCTCCGGCGGGGAGAAGAGGAGATCCTCCTGGAAGTGAAATCCTGTACGCTTTTCGGAAACGACCTGGCGATGTTCCCCGATGCCGTCACCGAACGGGGGCGCCGCCATCTCCTGAACCTGGCCGAACAGGTCCGGCCGGGGCGGCGATGCGGCGTCGTCTGGCTCGTCCAGTGGCCCCGGGCGCGGAGATTCCTCCCGGACTACCACACGGACCCCGCATTCGCCCAAACCTTCCTGGAACAGAAAGACAGGCTTTTCTATCTCCCCGTCGCCGTGTCCTGGACGGAGGACCTGCGCCTCGCCCCCGAGGTCCGTGTCCTCCCCGTTCCGTGGGACCTGCTCCGCCGGGAATCCCGGGACCGGGGCGCCTATCTCCTCCTCTGCCGCCTGGCGTCGAAGCGCTCCATCGAGGCCGGCTCCCTGGGGCGGATCGCCTTCCCGCCGGGGACCTACTGCTACGTCGGCTCCGCCCGGAAGAACCTGTCCCGTCGAGTTGCACGGCACCTGCGTCTGCGGAAGACCCTGCACTGGCACATCGACCATCTCCGGGCCGTGGCGGACTCCTGTACCGCCCTTCCGATCCGAACGGCTGAAAACATCGAGCACGAACTCGCCCGGGCACTGGGGGCAATCGCCGACTTCTCCGTCCCCCGCTTCGGGTCCTCCGACTGCTCCTGCGAAAGCCATCTCTTCGGCTGGCGGGGCGACCCGCTCCGCGATCCGGCCTTCGTCGCCCTGCTCCAGCATTTTCGCATGGACCGCCTCCCGCCGGATTGA